The following DNA comes from Candidatus Zixiibacteriota bacterium.
GAGCCCTCGGCCAGGGGTCCTTCGATCATGCGCATACGGCCATGGTCACGTTGCTCCTTGCGAACGATAAACCCATCGAGCGGACGTCCCAACAGGTATGACATAGCGATCGTACCGCCGATGATCGGATCAGCGCCGAGAGTCGGTCCGCCGATGTATTTAACATTATCGTCCTTAATCATCTCTAAAACGACCTTGGCAAAGTATGCCAGCCCCTCGGCCATCAGAGATGTGTACTTGCCGTCAATGTAGTAATTCGATTTTGCGCCCGAGGCCAGGATAAACTCCCCTTTGAAGACAGCTTTGTCGTTAACCACCTGCAGAAGCCGGGCGCGGGCTTCCTCCAGTGTCAGATCCAGCATTTCACGCATTTTGCAGTCCTTTCGCAGGTTAAATATATTGGTC
Coding sequences within:
- the pyrE gene encoding orotate phosphoribosyltransferase, whose protein sequence is MREMLDLTLEEARARLLQVVNDKAVFKGEFILASGAKSNYYIDGKYTSLMAEGLAYFAKVVLEMIKDDNVKYIGGPTLGADPIIGGTIAMSYLLGRPLDGFIVRKEQRDHGRMRMIEGPLAEGSRVVVIEDVTTSGGSVLKAIKMIEEQKCEVVRVICLVDRLSGADENFKKAGYEFTPIFRVNELDIG